From a single Equus asinus isolate D_3611 breed Donkey chromosome 2, EquAss-T2T_v2, whole genome shotgun sequence genomic region:
- the CLEC14A gene encoding C-type lectin domain family 14 member A, with protein sequence MRPALALCLLWQAFWPRPGRGEHPTADRAGCVASGACYSLHHATIKRLAAEEACSLRGGALSTVRGGAELRAVLALLRAGPGPGGGSKDLLFWVALERGRSRCTLESKPLRGFSWLSPDVGESESDTLPWVEEPQRSCTARSCAGLQAAGGVEPAGWKEMRCHTRANGYLCKYQFEGLCPAPRPGAASDLSYRAPFQLHSAALDFSPPGTKVSALCPGQLSVTATCIADEVGARWDGIPSGAVLCPCPGRYLRAGKCAELPNCLDDSGGFACECAPGFVLGKDGRSCVTSREGQPASGGTEVPTSHPPATAASPVPKRTWSPRVHENPAEVPHTPGRGGSATSIPEIPRWGAQSTLSTLQTSPQVKSKAAITSSGSVMPKFNSTSSSAIPQPSQPFDSSSTVVFLLVSIAVVVLVILTMTMLGLFKLCFHKSPSSRPRKGRLAPPGVESDAEAAALRSTSAHCTDNGVKVGDRGLRDRAERASLTESSLGSSDT encoded by the coding sequence ATGAGGCCGGCGCTCGCCCTGTGCCTCCTCTGGCAGGCGTTCTGGCCCCGGCCGGGCCGCGGCGAGCACCCCACCGCTGACCGCGCGGGCTGCGTGGCCTCAGGGGCCTGCTACAGCCTGCACCACGCCACCATCAAGCGGCTGGCGGCCGAGGAGGCCTGCAGCCTGCGCGGCGGGGCGCTCAGCACGGTGCGCGGGGGCGCCGAACTCCGCGCGGTGCTCGCGCTCCTGCGCGCGGGCCCGGGGCCCGGAGGGGGCTCCAAAGACCTTCTCTTCTGGGTGGCGCTGGAGCGCGGGCGATCCCGCTGCACCCTGGAGAGCAAGCCGTTGCGAGGTTTCTCCTGGTTGTCCCCCGACGTCGGCGAGTCCGAAAGCGACACGCTGCCATGGGTGGAGGAGCCCCAACGCTCCTGCACCGCTCGGAGTTGCGCGGGACTCCAGGCCGCCGGGGGAGTCGAGCCCGCGGGCTGGAAGGAGATGCGATGCCACACGCGCGCCAACGGCTACCTGTGCAAATACCAGTTTGAGGGCTTGtgccccgcgccgcgccccggGGCCGCCTCTGACTTGAGCTACCGCGCGCCCTTCCAGCTGCACAGCGCCGCGCTGGACTTCAGTCCCCCCGGCACCAAGGTGAGTGCGCTCTGCCCCGGGCAGCTCTCGGTCACCGCCACCTGCATCGCGGACGAGGTCGGCGCGCGCTGGGACGGGATACCCTCCGGGGCCGTGCTCTGTCCCTGCCCCGGGAGGTACCTCCGTGCTGGCAAATGCGCGGAGCTTCCTAACTGCCTCGACGACTCGGGAGGCTTCGCCTGCGAGTGTGCTCCGGGCTTCGTGCTGGGGAAAGACGGACGCTCTTGTGTAACCAGTAGGGAAGGACAGCCGGCCTCTGGGGGGACCGAGGTGCCCACCAGTCACCCGCCGGCCACTGCAGCTAGCCCCGTGCCGAAGAGAACGTGGTCACCCAGGGTCCATGAGAACCCAGCAGAGGTACCCCATACCCCTGGACGAGGCGGTTCAGCAACATCTATTCCCGAGATTCCTCGGTGGGGAGCACAGAGCACGCTATCTACCCTTCAAACGTCCCCTCAAGTCAAGTCAAAGGCCGCCATAACCTCTTCGGGAAGCGTAATGCCCAAGTTTAATTCCACCTCTTCCTCTGCCATTCCCCAGCCTTCCCAGCCTTTCGACTCCTCCTCCACCGTGGTCTTCTTACTTGTGAGCATAGCGGTGGTAGTGTTGGTGATCTTGACCATGACAATGCTGGGGCTTTTCAAACTCTGCTTCCACAAGAGCCCTTCCTCCCGGCCGAGAAAGGGCCGTTTGGCCCCACCGGGCGTGGAGAGTGATGCTGAGGCCGCTGCTCTGCGCTCCACTTCTGCCCATTGCACAGACAACGGGGTGAAGGTCGGGGACCGTGGTCTGCGGGACAGAGCGGAGCGCGCCTCGCTGACGGAGTCTTCTCTTGGCTCCAGTGATACGTAG